From a single Pseudophryne corroboree isolate aPseCor3 chromosome 6, aPseCor3.hap2, whole genome shotgun sequence genomic region:
- the LOC134933692 gene encoding E3 ubiquitin-protein ligase TRIM39-like: protein MASADLRQELHCSICLSIYTDPVTLRCGHNFCRVCIDHVLDTQEASGVYICPDCRAECQERPVLQRNITLCNIVGRFLSTRPDQEETGIFCTYCVDSPVPAAKSCLLCEASLCDKHLREHSKSAEHVLCDPTTALGNRKCSVHKKILEYYCTEDAACICVSCRLDGEHRGHLVEMLDEASEKKKEKLRNVLQKLTTKRAETKKRVQSLQECRREDQGKAAGVTETVTALFRDIRRQLEDLEKRVLSEISRQEQRVSLSVSDLIQQLEIKKDELSRKIRHIEELCNMSDPVTVLQEPDTGDLCDTEDTERHDNQVHGAGDLDVGLISGTLHTLSGIITGINTGIYVQEATDILLDVTTAGDYIQISGDRKTASWSANQHHPVTPERFQWYQVISIRRFSSGRHYWEVDVSKSEVWMVGMCYPSIDRRGQQSYIGYNNKSWCLERCNNQYLVLHDSKWISLPKNTPCDRVRVYLDYEAGQMSFYSLCDPIRHLHTYTAALTEPLHAALLVWDGCITICGGVRSREKLP from the coding sequence atggcgtctgctgatctgagacaGGAGCTGCACTGTTCTATCTGCCTGAGCATTTACACagatcctgtaaccctgagatgtggccacaacttctgccgggtctgtattgatcatgtgctggatacacaggaggCGTCTGGAGTTTATATCTGTCCTGACTGCAGAGCAGAGTGTCAGGAGCGTCCTGTACTGCAGAGGAACATAACGCTGTGTAACATAGTGGGGAGGTTCCTGTCTACTCGCccagatcaggaggagactgggatcttctgcacttactgtgtggactctcctgtacctgctgctaaatcctgtctgctgtgtgaggcttctctgtgtgataaacacctgagagaacacagcaagtcagcagaacacgtcttatgtgatcccaccactgccctggggaacaggaaatgctccgtCCATAAGAAGATCCTGGAGTATTATTGCACTGAGGACGCTGCCTGTATCTGTGTGTCCTGCAGGCTGGATGGAGAACACCGGGGACACCTGGTGGAGATGTTGGATGAGGCCTCTGAGAAGAAGAAGGAAAAGCTGAGAAATGTTCTGCAGAAACTGACCACAAAGAGAGCGGAGACTAAGAAAAGAGTCCAGAGTCTGCAGGAGTGCAGGAGAGAAGATCAGGGAAAAGCAGCGGGTGTAACAGAGACAGTCACTGccctgtttagagacatcaggagacagctggaagacctggagaagagagtcctgagtgagatctccaggcaggaacagcgcgtttcactctcagtctctgatctgatccagcagctggaaataaagaaggacgAGCTGTCCAGGAAGATAcgtcacattgaggagctgtgtaacatgtctgacccagtgactgtcttacaggaaccagacacaggtgacttgtgtgatactgaggacacagagagacatGATAACCAGGTCCATGGTGcaggagatctggatgtgggtctcatctcagggacattacacacattatctggtataataacaggtataaatacagggatctatgtgcaggaggctacagacatattactggatgtaaccacagctggtgattATATACAGATATCAGGTGACAGGAAAACTGCATCCTGGTCAGCAAACCAGCATCACCCAGTAACACCAGAGAGATTTCAGTGGTATCAGGTAATAAGCATCAGGAGAttctcctcagggcgacattactgggaggtggatgtcagTAAGTCAGAGGTGTGGATGGTGGGGATGTGTTATCCCAGTATAGACAGGAGAGGACAGCAGTCATACATTGGATATAATAACAAGTCCTGGTGTTTGGAAAGGTGTAATAATCAGTACTTAGTGTTACATGACAGTAAGTGGATCTCCTTACCCAAAAATACCCCCTGTGACAGAGTGAGGGTCTATCTGGATTATGAGGCAGGACAGATGTCCTTTTATTCTctgtgtgaccccatcagacacttacacacctacactgccgccctcactgagcccctccatgctgCATTACTTGTATGGGATGGATGTATAACTAtatgtgggggagtcaggagccggGAGAAATTACCATAA